In the Vespa crabro chromosome 22, iyVesCrab1.2, whole genome shotgun sequence genome, CTctataaataagagaaatgaaTGATAGATAATACAGATTAAAGATAGCATTAAAGCAATACACTTCTAAAAGTAACTCCCAGTGACTTGAATTTCATTCGAAGGAAATTGTGATTAACGATTGAAACATTTATAATCaattacgattaataaaaatgactgAAATTCCTTCTGTAACGCTTGTGAATGGTTATAAAATGCCTATGTTTGCTTTAGGAACATATTTGgtaagatattaacgttatgttTAAAATTATCCGATAAAGTTaggttaattttctttaacattttcCGCGGGATATTTGAAACGCTGAAACGCTATCTTCGttattaaattgtatatttcgaaagatccatatgagataatatattttatgataattaaaattcattaatcgtataatcaatatttttatttaaaaacagTCTCAAccaaaagaagtagaaaaagctGTTATGGATGCTATTGATCTTGGATATCGTCATATTGATACAGCTTTCTTTTATGAAAATGAACACGAAATTGGTGCTGCAATACAAGCAAAAATTAAAGATGGAACTGTTAAAAGGGAAGATCTTTTCATTACTACGAAGGTtagatattaatactattaagtACAGTAggagtaataaattaataaaagtatatatacacatatatatatatatatatatatatatatatattgttctactaattttatcttacttcaatatataataacaaatgaaaattgatctttttctttattcatcatatctatttatcatattatcaaATGTATAACTTTAATcaattcataatataattcattttatcttattcGTGTTATAGCTATGGAATAATCGTCATAAGGAAAAGGATGTAGTTCCAACTTGTAAAAAATCCTTAGATAATCTCGGCTTAACTTAcatagatttatatttaattcattggCCATTTGCTTATCaagtaaatatgaaaaaattaaatatatattataaatattataattattataaaaaatataaaataatataatccatttatatatgtatatttcatttattattaaggaAGGAGATGTATTGATGCCCAAAGACAAAGATGGTAAGCTTTTATTATCAGACACCGATTATATTGAAACATGGAGAGGAATGGAAGAATGTGTTAATCAAAAATTAACTCGTAGTATTGGCGTCAGTAATTTTAATTCCGAACAAATCGTTCGATTAGTAAAATCTTCTAAAATTGTTCCAGTAAATAATCAAGTAagtcaaatatattatttataataaaacttttgtcccatttttttttaattatttatataatttttcaattattttagatCGAAGTTAGTGTGAATCTCAATcaggaaaaattaataaatttttgtaaaaagtataatattgtCGTAAGTGGTTATTCACCTCTTGGAAGACCCGGCAATAGATTAggtattaaaaattctttggaTAATccaacaattattaaaatagcagaaaaatataaaaaaagtccAGCACAAATTGCACTTAGATATGTCGTAAGTATAATTTgcttaacattttctttttttatttcttttcttttttttttttgaatatacgTAATTCTAAGAtcgatacatttctttttagtaTCAACAAGGTGCTGCAGTAATTGCTAAATCGGTAACGCAAAGTAGAATTAAAGAGAACATGGAGATATTTGATTTCGAACTAACACCGGACGAAATGATTGCTATAAAAGCAATTGGTACTGGCGAAAGAATAGCACCAGCCACAGAGTAAATagacatgatatatatatatatatatatatatatataaagcttCACTAacgttttcattgatttataaatttttcatatttcttttttgtttcagagTACAAGGTCATCAATATTATCCATTTTCTATTCCATTTTAGAGCTCATAAAGTGAATATACAATATCTTTATAGAATTCTAACAATGTAttgatacattttatttttgtattttaaaatacaaagtcaattttaaaatacaaatgtaagtatatatatatatatatttatttatttttatgaatttattaaaaaagatttcaataagtcgaataatatatatgatgtagcaataacaatgaattaCATATATGTTAGATTCGCAGAGTCAGATAAGAATTCGAGAACCCTTTTCAAGGATGATTTCATCAATCAACTTGCCAAATTATTATCCATCGCCCCTTCTTCTCTGTCTAGTCTTCCCCTCTTCTTCCGTCACTTACTAACATAAGTAAGGACAATCGCTTTGTTCTTGATAAAGCGAAATTCATTCGTAATAAAATCGTACCACGGGTATTTTCCATTGTTTATTCATTCgttaaaacgattattaaaatatctgattaaaattaaatatcttgaACTTCTAAACTTGAAAAATGTGTCAATAATGTATAGTGATGAAATtgtttaactttaataattgaACTTAAAAATTTACCATTTAATGGAAATTAGTTGtgataagaaaaagtataataaacaaggaaatataaaatatgaaaaataacaaaaaaaaaaaaaaaaaaaaaactaaaaatatagtaacgaataatgcataattcatattatttattatcaacataattttaaattatatacgtcgtaataatatttcatttttctctttatacaaTTCATTTTGGTTTCTGTCatattgtactttttttttttttgtcgcttTTATAAATTGtgagaaaacaatttttgataaacttaatcgCATGCGCACATtgtagagaaggagaaagagagagagagagagagagagagagagagaaagaaagaaagaaaagaaaaagagatataagatataacaaattttttaaatatttttaaatcaatatacatatgatactttaaattatataatatatgtatatgcatatatatatatatatatataatgttaatattaaataaatcgaattaaaattaaaaattttttttatacactcGACAACTTTATTCTCATAGATAGATGAGATATCTTATCAAATAATCATCATCAGTATCATTTCATAATcgcatatgtaataataattcacttaaaacgttaaaaaattcatCTCCGTATATTCAACAAgctaagtaaatatatattttttcgaaagagtcgattaaaatgaaaattacaatatacaataatataaaaggatCGATTCATcattaaatcatttaatttgaTAGATAAAATCCGTACGATCATGACCTAGACCTATTtacaatcattttattttctaattaaattcgaaaaaaaaaagataaatgtaaTGAAACAACATTCAATCGTAGAAAAATGGATAAAAGTTTGGAATGAAAAAGTTTGTgtctgtgaaaaaaaaaaaaaaaaaagagaaaaaagaagagagaaagaatattgaCACAAAGGAGAAacgtagaaaattaaaaagaagttataacgaattaatatattaattattatataacgtaAAATAATTCTCAAGGTCGACTTAAGAGGTTATGttcgaaaaattcaattacaattttaaaatattctttttatcttatatatttgtacagaaatacataaataaatgcatacatacatatatatatatatatatacatatataaataaatatatatatatatatgtataattaataaatatttaataaatgtaaaggATATAATgtaggaaacaaaaagaaagagaatgaaaaattactattatatatcattatatatactcGTATATAATCGACaaggatatatttaaaaaagaatttaataaatataacgatgatatattaatattaccttAAATccagattaaattaatataacgtGTGTGTAATAAAAAGGTGagttttatctatttaaattatttattaatataaataatatatctgtgTTACATTCGCAATAGAaacagataaagaaagaaagaaagaaagaaaaagaaaaaagaaaaagattagagTCGATCCTTTTGACAGTCTGCCGCTTATACCGGCATTGGatgtataatcattattagcCATAACCATTGCTGGCATCCGTTCTGTAATTTTCCACAGTGTTTTTAATCTCATTCAAAGGAATTCTTCAACTTCTACATAACAAGGAAACCTTTGTAGATATATACGCAATATACGTATGACGACGTACatacaaaataaaagtaattgttATATAAGTGCTCATAAAGTTaggatataaagaaagaaagaaagaaaaaaaaaagaaacgcatCTTTAAATCTATACATATTAAAAcgtaattaaaatgtaatttattatgtatgcatttatacatacacatatatatatatatatatatatatatatatataaatatatataaatatgtatgatatgtatatatgtgtttatgaATGTCTGTACATTAGAAATCTCTTATGTGTgcgtataaaagaaaacagaaagaaatttaaaaaaaaaaaaaaaaaaaaaaaaagaaagaaagaaataatatattctgaTCGATTCAATTGATCCGATGAATAATacgtttttcgttttatttaatttcgtcAAATTTGCAAACATTTCAATGAATTCGTtaacttttaaatttaaatatatatatatatatatatataatacatacatgtgtatgcttatgtgtacatatatatatatatataatataatcttatGTATAACCTTATATAATCTTAACCTATCTCTTTTCACGTATTAAGTATATTAccatacattaaatattttgacattatcttctatataatatatactacatatgtatacataataagGATCATTGATCTATGTCATTCTAATTTGTGTCGATAAgtataaaattgaaagaagaaatttacatatatacatacatccatacgtacgtatataaatatatgtatatatatatatatatatgtacatacgtacttaaatatttacatatatctacTTACATTCTATATaagcatatttatatatatatatatatatatatacatagacatatatttcaaagaagaaaataaaataaacattatgtGTAATTCGCGAAATTGACGCAAGGAGGTGTTAGCGTCGACGGTTGATCAAATGGATGGGATTGCTCCGGTTTAGTGAGTTATGGAGTGGGGAAGGAAGTAAATCAGGTCGTTTATAAATATGAGACAAATTCTTGATGAGACGTATTTGTACCGTTGACACGGTCGCTCTCGAACAAGGActtattttgttttccattAACGCGATTTATCATTacttatctttcctttttttttttcctcttgtaACTAAAATCTAGTCTATTcccatatatttatatatatatatatatatatatatatatatatatatatataattcgtaaGGAAGCatcgatcttttattttcaattggaaaaaaaaaggaagaataaaatggTTTTAAACGTACCGGACGTTAAGTTTTACAATGGCAATACTGTTCCTCAATTTGGATTGGGTACTTGGAAggtatgtaaaagaaaaagaaaaaaaagaaaagaaagaaagaagaaaaaaagaaaacaaaagaaagaatcatttctctttctctctctctctctctctctctctctcttgttttgtcaataatattttgttacgTAATTCTTACGATGTCACCGCTGtgtctttgtcttttcttttttttttttttcgttactcAAAACTACAATCTAATCAATATCGTAGTTAATACACTGTAGAACGTGTTACGTATgtatagtattatttatatatatatatatatatttttttttttttctatgaatacatgtttaaataatattttcttagaaTATGATCGATGCAAGGTCATTTGTATATTACTACgataatacgtataattaaaagaatgtttgactttacgatattattatcgttatatttgaattttcattcgaaaaacTATTACTATGTaactatgaaaaaaatatttaatggtttgaaataacatattatttgtttgtttttttttttttatttggaaaaattttttattttacgaaataaaacCGAAATCAATGATTgcgatatgaaatatttcaaatcttttttactcgtctttttatttatatttatttatttatttgtttagatTTCTTAATAAGTTCGACGAAATAGTTTGATGATTGAAACGAAatgtttatccttttttttttttttcatttcttaatttaattctgattttattgaaagaataaataataaatttatgcgaaataataaggataagtttccaaatttttttttgtttctctctttctctctctttctctcttaattttttttaaaatttttaatcatgaattttatttaatttttcatattactcTCATACTatattggtatatatatatttttttttatcattttatttgtgtgtgtgtgtgtgtaaatgtaatattttaatattatatattttttattttagtcaAAACCCGGAGAAGTTGTCCAAGCTGTTAAGGATGCCATAGATATTGGTTATCGTCACATTGATTGTGCTTATGTTTATGGTAATGAGAAAGAAGTTGGGaaagcaataaaaacaaaaattgcaGAAGGAGTTGTCAGcagaaaagatttatttattactagtAAACTTTGGAATACATTTCATCAACCTGATTTAGTTGAACCTGCtattaaaaaaacattgaGCGACCTTGGTCTTGAATACTTAGACctatatttaattcattggCCTATCGCTTACAAAGAGGGCGATAATTTATTTCCAAAAAATTCTGATGGTTCTCCTGAATTTAGTAATGCCGATTACGTTGACACATGGAAGGCTATGGAGGGTTTATTAAATAAAGGATTAACAAAGAACATTGGCGTCAGTAACTTCAATTCTGAGCAGATTAATAGATTACTTAAAAATTGTACCATTAAGCCGGTAACGAATCAAGTATGTAttcattttgataaattaattataaaatcctTGATCAATttgattgttaataattataaatggtttttttttctttttttttttttttttttgccagaTCGAATGTCATCCATATCTAACGCAAAAGAAATTGTCTGATTtctgtaaagaaaaagaaattataattaccgCTTATAGTCCTTTGGGCTCACCAGATAGACCGTGGGCTAAACCGGATGATCCAAAATTATTGGAGGATGAAAAATTGTTGGAACTTggaaagaagtataataaaacaCCAGCGCAAATTCTTTTGCGCTATCAAGTAAGTtgaattctttttgttataataaaaaagattgaaaaatatgaatatcataataaaataaatacattaaataatatattacagtTGGATCGTGGACACGTTGTAATTCCAAAATCCGTTACCAAATCACGTATCgcagaaaatagtaatatttttgattttcaaCTTAAACCTGATGATATTGCATACATAGATTCTTTCGACTGTAATGGAAGAATTTGTCCGATGACAGggtaaaatcatttttatatatatttccaaattaatattttgttaatatattaaaattatgatattttattttggattttcAGATCTGAGGGAAGTCCTTATTTTCCATTTGCCATTCCTTTCTAATTAATACAACAGATAAGTAAGATTAGTTTTGATCGCGTTCATaaagatattacatataattatttttaaaagatgtgtatcttaaatattatctttgttaattacatttatacgtACGTTCGCATTTTTCTACGCATGTATTTTGATATTaacagataataaattttcgttaaataaagaatctctcgtttataatattttaatgcaaTTTGATGTagttgaacgaaaaaaaaaaaagggaaaaaaagaaaagaaaaagaatttatacatatgtatatatataagtgtgtatgtgtgtatatatagcgTCGaacaatgtaattatattataaaatagttgATTGATATTTAATTGCAAGAACAGGTGGAGTTATCGTCGTTGTCCTCACAACCGCAAGAACAACATTCGCAATATTCTTCGTCGGTGTCACTATTGTTCATGGGAATAGATAATGATGATTCAGCTACCGGTTGATATCCTTTGTCCAATGGACATAATGGCCCAGCTCCACATTTGCACGGTACATTAGATAATCCATAGGCACATTTTCCTTTGCAATTGCACCtacattcatttttaatctCCGATAAACGACATTTATTGCACGATAATGAATAAGAGTTATTAGAAGTGATCTCAAAATTGCAAGGTGCCTTTGGACaatctgtaaaaaaatataaattttctatgagTGATATTATATAGGAACTTGATtgctttctttatatatatatatatatatatatatatatatatatatatatatatatatatatatatatatatatatatttttttttgtttctatatatttatatataaattaggaAATAGAAACGTACTTGATGTTAATGTAGCACAGGGAGGAAGATCACATGGAAGATTAATTGAACAAGgattttttcgaatattattcgattttaatgGACGTACATTAGGAGACAACGTTTTCGAAGATTTTCTTGACTTTTTACTCGTCGAAACATTTTCTTGATCATATTTTTTCACGCAAATACATAATTTTGATTCCTACgatttaaaatcaattgaaaaataatatatatatatatagttttgttaaaagaatttaatattttattatcgtacgttatttttttttatttatcaaaattaatctctttactttattatcatgatcGGTCTCCTCCTCtaattcatttgaaatatcgattcgatttttcaatatcttcgatggttctatttcttttctttcaatcttCGATGGCTTATCTCGTATTATTTGCTTTGAATTTTTAACAGGCTTAGTCGTATCTACAGTAtgctataaataataatttttcttttgtatgtatgtatgcatgtatgtatgttcctTAATCTCAACAACATTTGTTGTTTTTGATTTGGTGAAACAACATTTTTAATTGGAGAAGTGGATCAatgaagaatatttaattaaatattagtaatatttggaaaagtatttattttgcaaatgaaatttataccTTTGCAAATGCAAATT is a window encoding:
- the LOC124431838 gene encoding uncharacterized protein LOC124431838, yielding MTEIPSVTLVNGYKMPMFALGTYLSQPKEVEKAVMDAIDLGYRHIDTAFFYENEHEIGAAIQAKIKDGTVKREDLFITTKLWNNRHKEKDVVPTCKKSLDNLGLTYIDLYLIHWPFAYQEGDVLMPKDKDGKLLLSDTDYIETWRGMEECVNQKLTRSIGVSNFNSEQIVRLVKSSKIVPVNNQIEVSVNLNQEKLINFCKKYNIVVSGYSPLGRPGNRLGIKNSLDNPTIIKIAEKYKKSPAQIALRYVYQQGAAVIAKSVTQSRIKENMEIFDFELTPDEMIAIKAIGTGERIAPATEVQESSLFPYIYIYIYIYIYIYIYIIRKEASIFYFQLEKKRKNKMVLNVPDVKFYNGNTVPQFGLGTWKSKPGEVVQAVKDAIDIGYRHIDCAYVYGNEKEVGKAIKTKIAEGVVSRKDLFITSKLWNTFHQPDLVEPAIKKTLSDLGLEYLDLYLIHWPIAYKEGDNLFPKNSDGSPEFSNADYVDTWKAMEGLLNKGLTKNIGVSNFNSEQINRLLKNCTIKPVTNQIECHPYLTQKKLSDFCKEKEIIITAYSPLGSPDRPWAKPDDPKLLEDEKLLELGKKYNKTPAQILLRYQLDRGHVVIPKSVTKSRIAENSNIFDFQLKPDDIAYIDSFDCNGRICPMTGSEGSPYFPFAIPF